One segment of Leuconostoc lactis DNA contains the following:
- the nrdE gene encoding class 1b ribonucleoside-diphosphate reductase subunit alpha, protein MPLKEINLDKVTYFDLNNQVNIPKNNQIQLEKDQEALDAFLTENVWPNVLKFDSLSERFEWLFEHNFLERAFIEQYRLAFIEELYAYLEGENFHFKSFMAAFKFYNQYALKTNDGQYYVETYIDRVAMNALYYAAGNEALALRLADEMIHQRYQPATPSFLNAGRARRGELVSCFIIQTSDDMNSIGRTINSALQLSKMGGGVGINVSNLREAGAPVMGIANSAGGVVPIMKLLEDSFTFSSQVGARQGAGVVYLSVFHPDIMAFLSTKKENADEKIRVKTLSLGLTVPDKFYELVRKNEDMYLFSPADVEKVYGVPFNYVDITAEYDNMVANDQITKYRLNARTLEEEISKLQQESGYPYILNVDVTNRANPIAGKIVSSNLCSEILQVQTPSELDNGQQYTRLGSDVSCNLGSINIVNMMATPDFETSVDTMVRALTFVSDTSNLDVVPSIAKGNQEKHAIGLGAMGLAAYFAQNQMYYGDEASLDFTSTFFMTLNYYSIKASMKLAKERQEKFFEFDKSTYADGTYFDKYLTQDWTPKTPQVADAFANHHVPTQRDWLELKENVMKYGMYHAYRHAIAPTGSISYVNDTTATLLPIVNKIEERQEGMIGKVYYPAPGLNNETMPYYVSAYDTDMRKVIDVYAAAQEHIDQGMALTLFMRSTLSTVLYEWKKGRTEKMTTRDLTILRHYAFNKGIKSLYYVRTFTDDNQESGVNECESCSI, encoded by the coding sequence ATGCCATTAAAAGAGATTAACTTAGATAAGGTGACTTATTTTGACTTGAACAACCAAGTCAACATTCCGAAAAACAATCAGATTCAACTTGAAAAAGACCAAGAAGCGCTAGATGCTTTTCTCACAGAAAACGTTTGGCCGAATGTTTTAAAGTTCGACTCTTTGTCAGAACGTTTTGAGTGGCTTTTTGAGCATAACTTTTTGGAACGTGCCTTTATCGAACAGTATCGCTTAGCGTTTATTGAGGAATTGTATGCTTACCTTGAAGGCGAAAATTTCCACTTCAAGTCATTTATGGCGGCATTCAAGTTCTATAATCAATATGCGCTTAAAACAAATGATGGCCAATATTACGTTGAAACTTACATCGATCGTGTTGCGATGAATGCATTGTATTATGCTGCGGGTAATGAAGCGTTGGCCTTGCGTTTGGCCGATGAAATGATTCACCAACGTTACCAGCCAGCCACACCAAGTTTTTTGAATGCTGGGCGGGCGCGTCGTGGTGAATTGGTGTCATGTTTCATTATTCAAACGTCTGACGACATGAATTCAATTGGACGAACGATTAATTCGGCGTTGCAACTTTCAAAAATGGGTGGTGGTGTCGGCATTAACGTGTCAAACTTGCGTGAAGCTGGGGCACCGGTCATGGGAATTGCCAATTCGGCTGGTGGCGTTGTGCCAATCATGAAGTTGTTGGAAGATTCTTTCACATTTTCATCACAAGTTGGCGCACGCCAAGGGGCTGGCGTTGTCTATTTGTCAGTTTTCCATCCTGACATTATGGCATTCCTGTCAACTAAGAAAGAAAACGCGGATGAAAAGATCCGTGTTAAAACGCTATCGCTTGGCTTGACCGTGCCGGACAAATTCTATGAATTAGTGCGCAAGAACGAGGATATGTACTTGTTTAGTCCGGCAGATGTGGAAAAGGTGTATGGTGTCCCATTTAACTATGTCGATATTACAGCTGAATACGACAACATGGTAGCCAATGATCAAATTACGAAATATCGACTCAATGCGCGGACGCTTGAAGAAGAAATTTCAAAGTTGCAGCAAGAATCTGGCTACCCTTATATCCTTAACGTTGATGTGACCAATCGTGCCAACCCAATTGCGGGTAAGATTGTGTCATCAAACTTGTGTTCGGAAATTTTGCAAGTTCAGACGCCATCTGAACTTGATAACGGGCAACAATACACGCGTTTGGGGTCAGATGTCAGCTGTAACTTAGGATCAATCAACATTGTGAACATGATGGCAACGCCTGATTTTGAAACATCTGTTGATACCATGGTACGCGCTTTGACGTTTGTTTCGGATACGTCAAACTTGGATGTCGTGCCATCAATTGCCAAGGGAAACCAAGAAAAGCATGCCATTGGCCTTGGGGCAATGGGCTTGGCAGCTTATTTTGCGCAAAACCAAATGTATTATGGTGATGAAGCGTCCCTTGATTTTACGTCAACATTCTTCATGACGTTGAACTATTATTCAATTAAAGCGTCAATGAAGTTGGCTAAAGAACGTCAAGAAAAGTTCTTTGAATTTGACAAGTCGACGTATGCTGATGGTACTTACTTTGATAAGTACCTCACGCAAGATTGGACACCGAAAACACCACAAGTTGCCGATGCTTTTGCTAACCATCATGTGCCAACGCAACGTGACTGGTTAGAATTAAAGGAAAATGTCATGAAGTATGGGATGTATCATGCCTACCGACATGCCATTGCACCAACCGGCTCAATTTCTTATGTGAACGACACCACCGCAACATTGTTACCAATTGTCAATAAAATTGAAGAACGTCAAGAGGGGATGATCGGAAAAGTGTACTATCCTGCTCCTGGTTTAAACAACGAGACGATGCCATACTACGTGTCAGCTTACGACACTGATATGCGAAAAGTCATCGATGTTTATGCCGCGGCACAAGAACACATTGACCAAGGCATGGCCTTAACGTTATTCATGCGTTCAACGTTGTCAACGGTGTTGTATGAATGGAAAAAGGGTCGGACAGAAAAAATGACAACACGTGATTTGACGATTTTGCGTCACTATGCCTTTAATAAAGGGATTAAGTCATTGTATTATGTCCGCACATTTACGGATGATAACCAAGAATCTGGTGTGAACGAGTGTGAAAGTTGCTCGATTTAA
- the nrdF gene encoding class 1b ribonucleoside-diphosphate reductase subunit beta produces MVQHLKDNSYTAINWNSIEDELDKATWEKLTQQFWLDTRIPISNDLRHWRGDMSPQEQKAMNLVFGGLTTLDTLQSQDGLAQLKFDSLNQKEEAVLNNIQFMESIHAKSYSSIFETLNEKSEIEAIFDWADNNEFLQYKANRINDIYQTGTSLQKKIASVFLETFLFYSGFYTPLYFLGHNKMLNVAEIIKLIIRDESVHGTYIGYKFQIGFNQLSEDEQAELQAWMYDLLYDLYENEEKYTHELYDDLGWYDQVMTFLRYNANKALMNLGQEPMFPDGAEDVNPVVMNGLSTSTANHDFFSGVGNGYLLGAVEAMEEDDYTIGQ; encoded by the coding sequence GTGGTACAACATTTAAAAGACAATTCATATACAGCAATTAACTGGAACAGCATTGAAGATGAGTTAGATAAGGCAACTTGGGAAAAACTAACCCAACAATTTTGGCTCGACACACGTATCCCAATTTCAAATGATTTGCGGCATTGGCGTGGCGACATGTCACCACAAGAACAAAAAGCGATGAACCTTGTCTTTGGCGGGCTCACGACGTTGGATACGCTACAATCACAAGATGGGCTGGCGCAACTGAAGTTTGATTCGCTTAATCAAAAAGAAGAAGCTGTCTTGAATAACATCCAATTTATGGAGTCTATTCATGCGAAGTCTTACTCATCAATTTTTGAGACGTTAAACGAAAAGTCAGAAATTGAAGCTATTTTTGATTGGGCCGATAATAACGAATTCTTGCAATATAAGGCCAACCGTATTAACGATATTTACCAAACAGGCACATCGTTGCAAAAGAAAATTGCATCTGTCTTTTTGGAAACGTTCTTGTTCTATTCTGGTTTTTATACACCGCTGTATTTCTTGGGACACAACAAGATGCTGAACGTGGCTGAAATCATTAAGTTGATTATTCGTGATGAATCAGTTCACGGGACGTACATTGGCTATAAGTTCCAAATTGGCTTTAACCAATTGTCTGAAGATGAACAAGCAGAATTGCAAGCTTGGATGTATGATTTGCTCTATGATCTTTATGAAAATGAAGAGAAGTATACACATGAATTGTACGATGACTTGGGCTGGTATGATCAAGTCATGACCTTCCTCCGTTATAATGCGAATAAAGCGTTGATGAATCTTGGTCAGGAACCTATGTTCCCTGATGGTGCCGAGGATGTGAATCCGGTGGTTATGAATGGCTTGTCAACATCAACGGCTAACCATGACTTTTTCTCAGGTGTTGGGAACGGGTATCTCTTGGGTGCTGTTGAGGCGATGGAAGAAGACGATTACACAATCGGACAATAA
- a CDS encoding cold-shock protein — MEKGTVKWFNGEKGYGFVTRENGEDVFAHFSAIQGDGFKTLEEGQAVEFEVETSDRGLQAANIVKL; from the coding sequence ATGGAAAAAGGCACAGTAAAGTGGTTTAACGGCGAAAAGGGTTACGGTTTCGTAACTCGCGAAAATGGTGAAGATGTCTTTGCACACTTCTCAGCTATCCAAGGCGACGGCTTCAAGACTCTTGAAGAAGGCCAAGCTGTTGAATTTGAAGTTGAAACTTCAGACCGCGGTTTGCAAGCTGCAAACATCGTTAAGTTGTAA
- a CDS encoding class Ib ribonucleoside-diphosphate reductase assembly flavoprotein NrdI, whose protein sequence is MVKINILYASTEGNTVSFVSKLSEVAAAYGDTVVARCIGDETDYANETEPFVAIVPTYLTGGTGTGPEVTEIFTNALGDYIAFGRNQHYLKGVIGSGNRNFNVQFNLTAIRYAERFNVPMLYAYELRGSTFDADKAYHLIKPIFGE, encoded by the coding sequence ATGGTCAAAATTAATATTTTATATGCGTCAACAGAAGGTAACACAGTATCATTTGTCTCAAAGTTAAGCGAAGTGGCAGCGGCGTATGGCGATACAGTCGTAGCGCGTTGTATTGGGGATGAAACGGATTATGCTAACGAGACAGAGCCATTTGTGGCTATTGTACCAACCTATTTAACAGGTGGTACCGGTACTGGGCCAGAAGTCACCGAGATTTTTACGAATGCCTTGGGCGATTATATCGCCTTTGGTCGAAATCAACATTATCTCAAAGGTGTCATCGGCTCGGGCAACCGTAATTTTAACGTCCAATTCAATTTGACAGCGATACGTTACGCTGAACGGTTTAACGTACCAATGTTATACGCCTACGAATTACGCGGTAGCACATTCGATGCAGACAAAGCTTATCACTTAATCAAACCAATATTTGGAGAATAA
- the tpiA gene encoding triose-phosphate isomerase yields the protein MAKMHKAKRVPFVVANWKINKLQADVTDFLAQVSGKVPDQRVVETGIAAQDLFLADMVRATKETPVHVVAENVHWEDSGAYTGETSPKALKDIGATYVLIGHFERRKFFNETDSTVNLKVTAALRNGLRPIIDVDEDMSTYAQFMDAEPSVAQVAAALAGVSVDQIRNVTIAYEPTWAIGSGEAASADQAQKAAHLIRQTLAKLYSPVIAEQVRILYGGSVTPHNAREIMRQKDIDGVLVGTAALDPDNFLQLVDIARDPDVPEFDVEHV from the coding sequence ATGGCGAAAATGCACAAGGCAAAGCGTGTACCGTTTGTGGTTGCAAACTGGAAAATTAATAAGTTGCAGGCCGATGTGACGGATTTTTTGGCGCAAGTTAGCGGTAAGGTACCCGATCAACGCGTCGTTGAAACAGGCATTGCCGCACAAGATTTGTTTTTAGCAGATATGGTGCGGGCAACTAAAGAAACGCCGGTTCACGTTGTCGCAGAAAATGTGCACTGGGAAGATAGTGGGGCCTATACTGGCGAAACGTCACCGAAAGCGTTAAAAGATATTGGGGCAACTTATGTCTTGATTGGCCATTTTGAACGTCGGAAGTTCTTTAATGAAACAGATTCGACGGTGAACCTGAAAGTCACAGCAGCTTTGCGTAATGGCTTGCGACCAATTATTGACGTTGACGAAGATATGAGTACGTACGCGCAGTTTATGGATGCTGAACCATCGGTGGCGCAAGTGGCAGCTGCGCTTGCCGGCGTCTCGGTTGATCAAATTCGGAATGTGACAATTGCCTATGAACCAACATGGGCCATTGGCTCAGGTGAAGCAGCTAGTGCGGACCAAGCGCAAAAAGCGGCACACCTCATTCGACAAACACTAGCCAAGTTGTATTCACCGGTGATTGCTGAACAAGTCCGTATTTTATATGGTGGTTCAGTGACACCGCATAATGCGCGCGAAATTATGCGACAAAAAGATATTGATGGCGTGCTGGTTGGGACAGCGGCACTTGACCCAGATAATTTCTTACAATTAGTCGATATTGCGCGTGATCCAGATGTCCCAGAATTTGATGTTGAACATGTTTAA
- a CDS encoding phosphatase PAP2 family protein — protein MIVSATNKQRRQALICFLIACLLGLLTKFNILVPVAFDQLLHSLFNTVQTNFGDTVMAIATFLGNPVVDVIYAFILAGILIIAQLRVPAIWTVASVLLGDLFLSIIRFIVNRPRPVGHLLSDTASSFPSSHVFGLFVVIFIIGILVTPNINSYRAQIIITWLTQLIGALTIMSRLYFNANFFSDTVAAILFAYAWVILSATLYPKFATFLQRRVPLFENEEI, from the coding sequence ATGATTGTATCCGCCACCAATAAACAGCGCCGACAAGCTCTGATTTGCTTTCTGATTGCTTGTCTACTCGGCCTACTCACTAAATTTAATATCCTGGTGCCTGTCGCATTCGACCAACTGTTGCATAGTTTATTCAACACTGTGCAAACTAACTTTGGTGACACCGTCATGGCCATTGCGACCTTTTTGGGTAACCCTGTCGTCGACGTTATTTACGCCTTCATTTTGGCAGGCATACTCATCATTGCGCAATTGCGTGTCCCAGCGATTTGGACTGTTGCCAGCGTCTTGCTCGGCGATTTATTTTTGAGCATCATCCGCTTCATTGTCAATCGGCCACGACCAGTTGGTCATTTATTATCAGACACGGCATCATCATTTCCCAGTTCGCACGTCTTCGGGCTGTTCGTCGTCATTTTCATTATTGGCATCTTGGTGACGCCAAACATCAACAGCTACCGTGCGCAAATCATCATTACTTGGTTGACCCAACTTATCGGGGCTCTAACCATTATGAGTCGTTTGTACTTCAACGCTAATTTTTTCAGTGATACAGTTGCGGCAATTCTATTCGCCTATGCTTGGGTGATCCTTTCGGCCACGCTTTATCCAAAGTTTGCCACTTTCCTACAACGACGCGTCCCATTATTTGAAAACGAAGAAATTTAA
- a CDS encoding DNA-directed RNA polymerase subunit beta produces the protein MAGHLVKYGKHRTRRSYASIKEVLDVPNLIEIQTASYQWFLDEGIKEMFGDIMPIDDFQGNLSLEYVDYKLMEPKYNIDEAREHDANYSAPLHVTLRLTNHETGEIKSQDVFFGDFPLMTEQGTFIINGAERVIVSQLVRSPGIYYNQENDKNGRPRYGTTVIPNRGAWLEYETDAKGIANVRIDRTRKLLMTELVRALGFGSDSDIIDIFSDQYDALNMTLEKDVHKDMSDSRVEEALKDIYERLRPGEPKTADSSRALLVARFFDPKRYDLASVGRYKINKKLSLKTRLLNQTLAETLADPDSGEIIAEKGTLVDKTVMSKLSPYLDRPDFKTTTYTPSGDAVLNEPVTLQKIKIESPENPEKTLLLIGNGHIGEDDRTVRPADILAGMNYFLNLQEGVGNVDDIDHLGNRRIRSVGELLQNQFRIGLTRMERVVRERMSIQDANTVTPQQLINIRPVVAAVKEFFGSSQLSQFMDQTNPLGEMNHKRRLSALGPGGLTRDRAGVEVRDVHYTHYGRIDPIETPEGPNIGLINSLATYGRINKYGFIETPYRRVDWTTHKVTDKIDYLTADEEDNYIVAQANSPLNEDGSFVHDTVMARFGEENIETPIDRIDYMDVSPKQVVSVGTAAIPFLENDDSNRALMGANMQRQAVPLLDPHAPLVGTGIEYKAAHDSGVAMISRAAGVVEYVDGREIRVRREDGQLDTYELMKFRRSNGGKNYNQKPIVHEGEHVEADEVLADGPSMEKGELALGQNPLIAFMTWQGYNFEDAIVLNERLVREDVYTSIHIEEYDSEARDTKLGPEEITREIPNTGEDQLKDLDANGIIRVGAEVHDGDILVGKVTPKGVTELSAEERLLHAIFGEKAREVRDTSLRVPHGGGGVVQNVRIYTPENGDELAPGVNMMVRVYIAQKRKIQVGDKMAGRHGNKGTVSVVVPEEDMPYMPDGTPIDILLSPMGVPSRMNIGQVLELHLGYAAKELGIHVASPVFDGASDDEIEAALREAGLPRDGKSVVYDGRTGEAFDKRVGVGVMHYMKLAHMVDDKIHARSIGPYSLVTQQPLGGKAQFGGQRFGEMEVWALEAYGAAYTLQEILTYKSDDVAGRVKVYESIIKGEPIPRPGVPESFRVLVKELQALGLDMQVLDGAGDEVELRQMDEDDSILPVDALEKLVRSNPDLLNKEDEEVAAAFSKVEAQEMTDTTDEA, from the coding sequence GTGGCAGGACATTTAGTAAAGTACGGTAAGCACCGTACTCGTCGTTCATATGCTAGCATCAAAGAAGTGCTTGATGTGCCGAATTTGATTGAAATTCAAACGGCGTCATATCAATGGTTCTTGGATGAAGGTATTAAAGAAATGTTTGGCGACATCATGCCAATCGATGATTTCCAAGGTAACTTGTCATTGGAATACGTTGATTACAAGTTGATGGAACCAAAGTACAACATTGATGAGGCGCGTGAACACGACGCCAACTACTCAGCACCATTACACGTTACTTTGCGTTTGACGAACCATGAAACTGGTGAAATCAAGTCACAAGACGTGTTCTTTGGTGATTTCCCATTGATGACAGAACAAGGGACGTTCATCATCAATGGTGCTGAACGTGTTATCGTTTCACAACTTGTGCGTTCTCCTGGTATCTATTACAACCAAGAAAATGACAAGAACGGTCGCCCACGCTATGGCACAACGGTTATTCCAAACCGTGGTGCTTGGTTGGAATACGAAACAGATGCCAAGGGTATCGCTAACGTACGTATTGACCGGACACGTAAGTTGTTGATGACAGAATTGGTCCGTGCCCTTGGTTTCGGTTCAGATTCTGATATTATCGACATCTTCTCAGACCAATATGACGCTTTGAACATGACTTTGGAAAAAGACGTGCACAAAGATATGTCAGATTCACGTGTTGAAGAAGCGCTGAAGGACATTTACGAACGACTACGTCCGGGTGAACCAAAGACAGCTGATTCATCACGTGCCTTGTTGGTTGCGCGTTTCTTTGATCCAAAGCGTTACGATTTGGCATCAGTTGGACGTTACAAGATCAACAAGAAGTTGTCATTGAAGACACGTTTGTTGAACCAAACATTGGCTGAAACATTGGCTGATCCTGATTCAGGTGAAATTATCGCCGAAAAGGGAACATTAGTTGATAAGACAGTGATGTCAAAGCTTAGCCCATATTTGGATCGCCCAGACTTTAAGACAACAACGTATACACCATCTGGCGATGCTGTTCTAAACGAACCAGTAACGCTTCAAAAGATTAAGATCGAATCACCTGAAAACCCTGAAAAGACATTGCTTTTGATTGGCAATGGTCACATCGGGGAAGATGATCGCACAGTCCGTCCTGCTGATATTTTGGCAGGCATGAACTACTTCTTGAACTTGCAAGAAGGTGTTGGTAATGTCGACGATATCGATCACTTGGGTAACCGTCGTATTCGTTCTGTTGGTGAATTGTTGCAAAACCAATTCCGTATTGGTTTGACACGTATGGAACGTGTGGTTCGCGAACGGATGTCAATCCAAGACGCTAACACAGTCACACCACAACAATTGATTAACATTCGACCAGTTGTGGCAGCCGTGAAGGAATTCTTTGGTTCATCACAATTGTCACAGTTCATGGATCAGACAAACCCATTGGGTGAAATGAACCACAAGCGTCGTTTGTCAGCCCTTGGACCTGGTGGTTTGACACGTGACCGTGCCGGCGTTGAAGTGCGAGATGTGCACTACACGCACTATGGCCGTATTGACCCAATCGAAACGCCCGAAGGTCCTAACATCGGTTTGATCAACTCTTTGGCAACGTATGGTCGCATTAACAAGTATGGCTTCATTGAAACACCATACCGTCGTGTTGACTGGACAACGCACAAGGTAACCGACAAGATCGATTACTTGACTGCCGATGAAGAAGATAACTACATTGTGGCGCAAGCGAACTCACCATTAAATGAAGATGGTAGCTTTGTTCACGATACAGTGATGGCCCGTTTTGGTGAAGAAAACATCGAAACACCAATTGATCGCATTGACTACATGGACGTTTCGCCTAAGCAAGTTGTTTCTGTTGGAACAGCTGCGATTCCTTTCTTGGAAAACGATGATTCCAACCGTGCCTTGATGGGTGCCAACATGCAACGTCAAGCGGTGCCTTTGCTTGATCCGCATGCACCACTTGTTGGTACAGGTATCGAATATAAGGCTGCGCACGATTCAGGTGTTGCCATGATTTCTCGCGCCGCTGGTGTCGTTGAATATGTCGATGGTCGTGAAATTCGTGTTCGTCGTGAAGACGGTCAATTAGATACTTACGAATTGATGAAGTTCCGCCGTTCTAACGGTGGTAAGAACTATAACCAAAAGCCAATTGTCCATGAAGGTGAACATGTCGAAGCTGATGAAGTTTTGGCTGATGGTCCTTCAATGGAAAAGGGTGAATTAGCTTTGGGACAAAACCCATTGATCGCCTTTATGACTTGGCAAGGTTATAACTTCGAAGATGCCATCGTCTTGAACGAACGTTTGGTCCGTGAAGATGTTTATACATCAATTCACATCGAAGAATATGATTCAGAAGCCCGTGATACAAAGCTCGGACCTGAAGAAATCACACGTGAAATTCCAAATACTGGTGAAGATCAGTTGAAGGATTTGGATGCGAACGGGATTATCCGTGTTGGTGCCGAAGTGCATGACGGTGATATCTTGGTTGGTAAGGTAACGCCTAAGGGTGTGACTGAATTATCAGCCGAAGAACGTTTGCTCCACGCCATCTTTGGTGAAAAAGCGCGTGAAGTACGTGATACATCATTGCGTGTGCCACACGGTGGTGGCGGTGTTGTACAAAACGTCCGCATTTACACACCAGAAAATGGGGATGAACTTGCTCCAGGTGTGAACATGATGGTACGTGTGTACATCGCACAAAAGCGTAAGATCCAAGTCGGTGATAAGATGGCCGGTCGTCACGGTAACAAGGGAACGGTTTCCGTTGTTGTCCCTGAAGAAGACATGCCATACATGCCAGATGGTACCCCAATTGACATCTTGTTGTCACCCATGGGTGTGCCTTCACGTATGAACATTGGACAAGTACTTGAATTGCATCTTGGTTATGCAGCTAAGGAACTTGGTATTCACGTTGCCTCACCAGTCTTTGACGGTGCTAGCGATGATGAAATCGAAGCGGCTTTGCGTGAAGCTGGTTTGCCACGTGATGGTAAGTCAGTTGTTTATGATGGTCGTACTGGTGAAGCTTTCGATAAGCGTGTTGGTGTTGGTGTCATGCATTATATGAAGCTTGCCCACATGGTTGACGATAAGATTCACGCCCGTTCAATCGGACCATACTCATTAGTAACGCAACAGCCTTTGGGTGGTAAAGCCCAATTCGGTGGTCAGCGTTTCGGTGAAATGGAAGTTTGGGCCCTTGAAGCTTATGGTGCCGCTTACACCTTGCAAGAAATTTTGACTTACAAGTCAGATGACGTTGCAGGTCGTGTGAAGGTCTATGAGTCAATCATTAAGGGTGAACCAATCCCACGTCCAGGCGTGCCAGAATCATTCCGAGTATTGGTGAAGGAATTGCAAGCCCTTGGCTTGGATATGCAAGTCTTGGATGGCGCAGGTGATGAAGTTGAACTCCGTCAAATGGATGAAGATGATTCAATCTTGCCAGTAGATGCGCTTGAAAAGTTAGTACGCTCAAATCCTGATCTCTTAAACAAAGAAGATGAAGAAGTTGCGGCTGCATTCTCTAAGGTAGAAGCCCAAGAAATGACAGACACAACTGACGAAGCTTAA
- the nrdH gene encoding glutaredoxin-like protein NrdH, which yields MEKVTVYTKYNCVQCKMTKKFLSAQGIPFKEINIEEEVAYVETLKADGFRQTPVVAIEGMPKFSGFRPDVLKKISA from the coding sequence ATGGAAAAAGTAACTGTTTATACAAAATATAACTGCGTACAATGCAAAATGACGAAGAAGTTCTTGTCAGCGCAAGGTATCCCCTTTAAGGAAATCAACATTGAAGAAGAAGTCGCATATGTGGAAACGTTAAAGGCTGACGGGTTCCGACAAACACCCGTTGTCGCCATTGAGGGCATGCCAAAGTTTTCTGGTTTCCGCCCAGACGTACTCAAAAAGATTTCAGCTTAA
- the gpmA gene encoding 2,3-diphosphoglycerate-dependent phosphoglycerate mutase, whose product MAKLVLIRHGQSEWNALNLFNGWVDTKLSDKGIAQAKEAGELLAAEGIQFDQAYTSVLTRAITTLHYALEEAGQLYIPEVKSWRLNERHYGALQGQNKAEAAEKWGAEQVHIWRRSYDVLPPLLDSYDEEVTVQGKTYPAFDRRYADVPEGELPLGENLKITLERVLPFWESDIAPQLKAGKNVVIAAHGNSLRALVKHLENISDEDILNVEIANGQPLVYDLADDLSVVSKKTLTK is encoded by the coding sequence ATGGCTAAGTTAGTATTGATCCGTCACGGTCAAAGTGAATGGAACGCATTGAACTTGTTCAACGGTTGGGTTGACACAAAGTTGTCAGACAAGGGTATCGCCCAAGCAAAAGAAGCTGGTGAATTATTGGCTGCCGAAGGCATCCAATTCGACCAAGCCTACACATCTGTTTTGACACGTGCCATCACAACATTGCACTATGCTTTGGAAGAAGCTGGTCAATTGTACATCCCTGAAGTAAAGTCATGGCGTTTGAACGAACGTCATTACGGTGCTTTGCAAGGACAAAACAAGGCCGAAGCTGCTGAAAAGTGGGGTGCTGAACAAGTCCACATCTGGCGTCGTTCATACGACGTTTTGCCACCATTGTTGGACAGCTACGATGAAGAAGTAACTGTGCAAGGCAAGACATACCCTGCCTTTGACCGTCGTTATGCTGATGTGCCTGAAGGTGAATTGCCATTGGGCGAAAACTTGAAGATCACATTGGAACGCGTTTTGCCATTCTGGGAATCAGACATTGCCCCACAATTGAAGGCTGGCAAGAACGTTGTCATCGCTGCCCACGGTAACTCATTGCGTGCCTTGGTTAAGCACTTGGAAAACATTTCAGATGAAGACATCTTGAATGTTGAAATCGCTAACGGTCAACCATTGGTTTATGACCTTGCTGATGATTTGTCAGTTGTTTCTAAGAAGACTTTGACAAAGTAA